The Carassius carassius chromosome 9, fCarCar2.1, whole genome shotgun sequence genome includes a region encoding these proteins:
- the LOC132149778 gene encoding GTPase IMAP family member 8-like has translation MDGAEESSSALCYRAVLLGKTGNGKSATGNTILGRKAFLSKLSFKTVTQEVKCESINIDGVNLTIYDTPGLFDPGNELNSEEMLYQGLPELYTPDPLVILLVIRPTRFTPEEKRTVEIIEDYLTDWLVKNTWIIFTAGDELEREGLTIEDLIEESEDLKKVVQKFDNRYFVFNNVTQHPEHGEVKQLIKAIRNVQPLRSPEIDTFLQRKSPAEHETSSNNRRLLLLGKSGSGKSATGNTILRQKLFKSELSLSSVTKQCEMHTSGVLGREVSIADTPGFSDLALKPEDLAKELANSVALCSPGPHAFLYVVSLTGKITQTDENHIKMIEIIYGEEVAKYTIPVFTHSDELEGKSVEDLIRENTTLNSFVQQYGGRYHIMNNKDMRNRKQVKDLLQKIDTMIEQNGGGHYCNQMLEDVQRFRREEEERPRDDLHTEPVQGAKESWTQRAWKKIKEYVYKKFEKHFIAAAQMIYSLACRIINLVRNVKLTCMTEMGLMNGPMITKTEEAQELIN, from the exons ATGGATGGGGCTGAAGAGTCATCCTCTGCTCTGTGTTATCGTGCTGTCTTACTGGGAAAAACAGGAAATGGGAAAAGTGCTACTGGAAACACCATCTTGGGAAGAAAAGCTTTCCTTTCAAAGTTAAGCTTTAAAACTGTAACACAAGAAGTTAAATGTGAAAGCATCAACATAGATGGAGTGAATCTTACAATTTATGACACACCAGGATTATTTGACCCTGGCAATGAACTGAACTCTGAAGAGATGTTATATCAGGGGCTTCCAGAGTTATATACACCAGACCCGCTTGTGATTCTGCTGGTGATCAGACCTACAAGATTCACTCCAGAAGAGAAAAGAACTGTTGAGATTATTGAAGATTACTTGACAGACTGGCTCGTAAAAAACACCTGGATTATTTTCACTGCAGGAGATGAGCTGGAGAGAGAAGGTCTCACCATAGAGGACTTAATAGAAGAATCAGAGGATCTGAAAAAAGTTGTCCAGAAATTTGACAACAGATACTTTGTCTTTAATAATGTCACACAACATCCTGAACATGGTGAAGTGAAACAGCTGATTAAAGCCATTAGAAATGTTCAACCTCTGAGAT CTCCAGAGATAGACACTTTTCTACAGAGAAAGTCACCAGCGGAGCATGAAACCAGCTCCAATAACAGAAGGTTACTTCTTCTGGGGAAGTCCGGCTCTGGGAAGAGTGCAACAGGGAACACCATACTGAGACAAAAACTGTTTAAATCTGAGCTCAGCTTAAGCTCTGTAACAAAACAGTGTGAAATGCATACATCAGGTGTTTTAGGGAGAGAAGTGTCTATTGCTGATACTCCTGGGTTTTCAGATCTAGCTTTAAAACCTGAAGATTTAGCTAAAGAGCTGGCGAATAGTGTTGCCCTCTGCAGTCCGGGGCCTCATGCCTTCCTGTATGTGGTGTCACTCACAGGAAAAATCACACAGACAGatgaaaatcacattaaaatgatTGAAATAATTTACGGAGAAGAAGTAGCAAAGTACACGATCCCTGTATTCACCCACAGCGATGAGTTAGAGGGAAAGAGTGTGGAAGATCTCATCAGAGAGAATACTACTCTTAACAGTTTTGTTCAGCAGTATGGAGGAAGATACCACATCATGAACAATAAAGACATGAGAAACAGAAAACAGGTGAAAGACCTACTGCAGAAGATTGACACAATGATAGAGCAGAACGGAGGAGGACACTACTGCAATCAGATGCTTGAAGATGTTCAGAGATTCAGACGAGAGGAAGAAGAGAGACCGAGAGATGATCTACATACTGAACCTGTGCAGGGAGCAAAGGAAAGCTGGACTCAGAGAGCATggaagaaaattaaagaatatgTATATAAGAAATTCGAAAAGCACTTTATTGCTGCAGCTCAAATGATTTATTCATTAGCCTGTAGAATTATTAACCTTGTAAGAAATGTGAAACTGACATGCATGACAGAGATGGGTCTGATGAATGGTCCTATGATTACTAAAACTGAAGAAGCTCAGGAACTAATAAATTAA